Proteins from a single region of Companilactobacillus farciminis KCTC 3681 = DSM 20184:
- a CDS encoding DUF3329 domain-containing protein, translated as MNSLYLKCKRNKWSLIILLTIFIFVLILNLKTLYIADDYVYHFFYQTSSPTEIAHQQKISTLLIPASMWNHYFLWNGRFVAHSIVQYFMQFDTKIPFDICNSLIFVILIMMMDRFASKLSNKKAQAFVLPSIFAFTWFYLPFFGQSVLWVSGAGNYLWMSVIYLGFIMYNLKFREASLQTFVAAGIIGFLAGASNENSGPAAILIVLLFMIKRFIETHKISLVSSISVFFGAVGFLLMLISPGSQKRGMMSRTWPVVHKNLENIYNLTFDNWKWLYLLVIVLMIAGVVLKKLSIDSCWSIIFFMVGHFAAVYAMALSPEEPQRTFFGGVIFLGIALFIPVYALFSEVKLVLPVLSILMIILFVRSYVPAYQDINQSYQVNKMQYEKILTAKKEGKNSAHVPILPVAKSTYNATYQTFTLDEPSDQLMNLWVAKYFDIGKVYGYHIK; from the coding sequence GTGAACAGCTTATATTTGAAATGTAAGCGTAACAAATGGTCACTGATAATTCTCCTGACCATTTTCATTTTTGTATTAATTTTGAATTTAAAGACCTTATACATCGCTGACGATTATGTCTACCACTTTTTCTATCAGACGTCGTCGCCAACTGAGATTGCTCATCAGCAAAAGATTTCTACGTTGTTGATACCAGCTTCGATGTGGAATCATTATTTCCTTTGGAATGGTCGGTTTGTAGCTCATTCGATCGTGCAATACTTCATGCAATTTGATACTAAGATTCCGTTTGATATTTGTAACAGTTTGATTTTTGTAATTTTAATCATGATGATGGATAGATTTGCCAGTAAATTATCTAATAAGAAAGCTCAGGCGTTTGTTCTGCCATCGATTTTTGCTTTTACTTGGTTTTATTTGCCATTCTTCGGGCAATCGGTTCTTTGGGTGTCTGGAGCGGGTAATTACTTGTGGATGAGTGTGATTTATCTCGGCTTTATCATGTACAACTTGAAGTTTCGAGAAGCTAGTTTACAGACATTCGTTGCGGCAGGAATCATTGGTTTCTTAGCTGGAGCTAGTAACGAGAACTCTGGTCCAGCCGCAATTTTGATTGTCTTATTATTTATGATCAAACGTTTTATCGAAACTCATAAAATCAGCTTAGTAAGTTCAATCAGTGTGTTTTTCGGTGCAGTAGGTTTCTTACTCATGTTAATATCTCCCGGTTCACAAAAGCGTGGTATGATGAGTCGAACTTGGCCAGTTGTCCACAAGAATCTCGAAAATATTTATAATCTAACTTTCGATAATTGGAAGTGGCTCTATTTGTTGGTGATTGTCTTGATGATTGCCGGAGTAGTTTTGAAAAAGTTATCGATCGATAGTTGCTGGTCGATTATCTTCTTCATGGTCGGGCATTTTGCGGCAGTTTATGCGATGGCGTTATCCCCAGAAGAACCGCAAAGGACTTTCTTTGGAGGAGTTATTTTCTTAGGAATTGCTTTATTTATTCCCGTTTATGCACTCTTCAGCGAGGTTAAATTAGTGCTGCCAGTCTTGTCGATTCTAATGATAATTTTGTTTGTCAGAAGTTATGTGCCAGCTTATCAAGATATCAATCAGAGTTATCAGGTTAATAAAATGCAGTACGAAAAGATTCTCACTGCCAAAAAAGAGGGCAAAAACAGCGCTCACGTGCCAATTTTGCCAGTTGCGAAGAGTACTTATAATGCGACTTACCAGACGTTTACTTTGGATGAACCATCGGATCAGTTGATGAATCTCTGGGTTGCTAAGTATTTCGATATTGGAAAAGTTTATGGCTATCACATCAAATAA